The Drosophila innubila isolate TH190305 chromosome 3R unlocalized genomic scaffold, UK_Dinn_1.0 2_E_3R, whole genome shotgun sequence genome has a segment encoding these proteins:
- the LOC117790135 gene encoding putative mediator of RNA polymerase II transcription subunit 26 isoform X3 has translation MDFLSNLIKRPNSIAMSVPEESSSSIEPSTETSSPQISLIMDRCSIDTELENLFESAAKDLNCLEEQHNHLIDIDTVEKEEVKPTLATPTKPSPKETIQQLLSEINVNLDRVTAHEMEHLQAMSLELSPLAVKASPRHSVEQQKALVAAMRSTSQPGTPTMPPVNYDPFKQLELEPGIPKFTGLPEFDETQIPELAPLSVEMEAQLKAEEPVMTVKPIERDYNSDSDVYAECLSLNSVKMSAEQSELEAYSSALNEVLEHQLSNVTATTLDNTLSEPDTAAQSHNDSCEPMDVDEICETMEILKDVLAPEDHQMLQQQFLAVAMQEEHEQEIKKKDKELPQQQKVKVELLEQHINKEQQEQDKEPQQTLEQLMVKEQQVKRENDEEQVQLQQQLDTEQQQPVEQQLKNEKQEHNENATQLEHILHRSQEQLESVQQPAEIPVSQAEISDSYLQPSIPKFEATSPPIPTHRKKTVEEMQELLILQQFEQQEVKQQEKQHEVEQTVKQEEQHEVEQPVKQEEQRNNDFELKPLQLNMIDSSMEGNSAPTSPVFPIKSSPEIATHFPRSPRAHVEQLEMPYLEKAIIEPSADHKVNLSGVIAKSPLPLQVTVTQPSPEKPPEEQQLNATIPMGNSSPLNGTFDSAHVEIMDTARPSSRSTFGVPLGEAQILGRRTFSLNGTSEQVEQPLDEQPLNATISINGGSPQNDGYAMPLNAVQDNQRRTFNMSSELQREEPGTGKQQQMRRTFCMEQTPSPAMEATEENIVSADFEPMDVDVSLRAEASVLSTPLSPPIPTHQPKVNTESQSSPPIPTHQSREQQRETHSPPIPTHQQRLSPPLPAQLKRPSIHGDMSTSASALPQSSSLNTPVMLEEQTLSAKEQLSASDEKDDVFVEHFGAMSPISDDVFKAPQHSSSSFSKLAKGKSVEPSNVAPNVDANNKQEQFYDAEFHDGASNNNSSNNEPIDRSSLLLRFDPLLGTPVPVNQSQQQQQQQELTLLNILSINNNNNQTRALSPTLEEHETSGSNQSFVLEPSAKPAGEGAGIQRDPQYKPPVDRTKKHAKMSVDVIDNDCNKTFDNSNLNSEDKTHKYNNMDELEKKIKNEVTRSEDIEKKLKEAEQREEALVKRITEKDKINTKLNGVIEAYEKAIAELIHDKEQLVQNHERQMQEVQADRDSNYHHLTSLETTFSDLHVKYEKSKEMTSHLKQDEENLLEEKKKLLEKLRQQEQRYEQMKSHAMQQMEIANKKLATMTKEHTDEVKKLKALLKKEEVSRISTAEQLQQKSRENADLLKICEELIYDKGQGGSS, from the exons ATGGATTTTCTATCAAATCTCATAAAAAGACCCAACAGCATTGCGATGTCTGTCCCAGAGGAGAGCAGTTCATCGATTGAACCCAGCACGGAGACAAGCTCGCCACAAATCAGCCTAATCATGGACCGTTGCTCGATCGATACGGAACTGGAGAATCTGTTTGAGTCGGCAGCCAAGGATTTGAATTGCTTGGAGGAACAACACAATCACTTGATCGATATCGATACCGTCGAAAAGGAGGAGGTGAAACCTACCCTCGCTACACCCACAAAACCTTCCCCTAAGGAGACCATACAACAGCTGCTCAGTGAGATTAATGTCAATTTGGATAGAGTTACCGCCCATGAAATGGAACATTTGCAGGCAATGAGCCTAGAG CTCAGTCCATTGGCGGTGAAGGCAAGTCCGAGGCACAGCGTGGAGCAACAGAAGGCGCTGGTCGCGGCAATGCGTTCCACATCGCAGCCGGGCACACCCACAATGCCCCCTGTTAACTATGATCCCTTCAAGCAACTGGAATTGGAGCCGGGAATTCCCAAGTTTACGGGTCTGCCCGAATTTGATGAGACACAAATTCCAGAACTCGCGCCACTTAGCGTTGAAATGGAAG CTCAATTGAAAGCGGAAGAGCCTGTGATGACAGTAAAGCCCATTGAACGCGATTACAACTCCGATTCGGATGTCTATGCCGAATGCCTTTCCCTGAACAGTGTCAAGATGTCCGCGGAGCAGTCCGAGCTCGAGGCATACTCGAGTGCATTGAATGAGGTTCTGGAACATCAATTGTCCAATGTGACGGCCACAACGCTGGACAATACATTAAGTGAGCCGGATACGGCGGCTCAAAGTCACAACGATAGCTGTGAGCCTATGGATGTGGATGAAATATGCGAGACAATGGAAATACTAAAGGACGTGCTTGCTCCGGAAGATCATCAAATGCTACAGCAACAGTTCCTGGCCGTAGCAATGCAGGAGGAGCACGAGcaggaaattaaaaagaagGATAAGGAGCTGCCGCAGCAACAGAAAGTGAAGGTTGAACTACTGGAGCAACATATTAATAAAGAGCAGCAAGAGCAGGACAAGGAACCTCAACAAACCTTAGAGCAACTTATGGTTAAAGAGCAACAGGTGAAGAGAGAGAACGATGAGGAGCAGgtacaactgcagcaacaattggatacagaacagcagcagcctgtggaacaacaattgaaaaatgagAAACAAGAACATAATGAAAATGCGACACAACTTGAGCATATATTGCATAGATCACAGGAGCAGCTGGAATCAGTGCAGCAACCAGCTGAAATTCCAGTATCTCAAGCTGAAATCTCAGACTCGTACCTTCAGCCTTCGATACCCAAATTTGAGGCGACCTCACCGCCTATACCCACACATAGAAAGAAAACAGTCGAGGAGATGCAGGAGCTTCTGATCTTGCAGCAGTTTGAACAGCAGGAAGTGAAACAGCAGGAGAAACAGCATGAAGTGGAACAGACTGTGAAGCAGGAGGAACAGCATGAAGTGGAACAGCCTGTGAAGCAGGAGGAACAGC GGAACAACGATTTTGAGTTGAAACCGCTTCAGCTTAATATGATTGATTCATCAATGGAAGGCAATTCAGCTCCCACATCACCAGTGTTTCCAATTAAATCGTCTCCAGAGATTGCGACCCACTTTCCACGCTCTCCGCGTGCGCATGTCGAGCAGTTGGAGATGCCCTATCTGGAAAAGGCGATCATTGAGCCATCGGCAGATCACAAGGTGAACTTGAGCGGAGTTATAGCAAAGTCTCCGCTGCCCTTACAGGTTACCGTGACGCAGCCGTCTCCAGAGAAGCCACCAGAGGAACAGCAGCTTAATGCAACAATTCCCATGGGCAATAGCTCACCACTTAATGGCACCTTCGACAGTGCGCATGTTGAGATCATGGATACGGCACGACCGTCATCGCGTAGCACCTTTGGGGTTCCGTTAGGCGAGGCTCAGATTTTGGGTCGTCGCACGTTTTCCTTAAACGGCACCTCAGAGCAAGTGGAGCAACCGCTGGATGAGCAACCACTTAACGCAACTATATCCATCAACGGAGGATCGCCACAAAATGACGGCTATGCTATGCCATTGAATGCTGTGCAGGATAATCAGCGTCGCACCTTTAACATGTCATCAGAGCTACAGAGAGAGGAACCGGGAACGGggaagcaacagcaaatgcgACGCACCTTCTGCATGGAGCAAACACCATCGCCGGCTATGGAAGCCACCGAGGAGAATATCGTCAGTGCGGACTTTGAGCCGATGGATGTCGATGTATCGTTGCGCGCTGAGGCATCTGTGCTGTCCACACCACTGTCTCCGCCCATACCCACTCATCAGCCGAAAGTAAATACTGAATCTCAATCATCCCCACCTATACCAACACATCAGAGTCGGGAGCAACAGCGGGAGACACACTCTCCGCCCATACCAACACATCAGCAGCGTCTATCTCCACCGCTGCCCGCACAGCTTAAGCGTCCATCTATACATGGAGACATGTCCACCTCCGCTTCCGCCCTCCCGCAGTCGTCCAGCCTCAATACCCCCGTTATGCTCGAGGAGCAGACACTCTCAGCAAAGGAGCAACTAAGCGCCAGCGATGAGAAGGACGATGTGTTCGTTGAACACTTTGGTGCCATGTCACCCATCTCTGATGACGTCTTCAAGGCACCgcagcacagcagcagcagcttcagcAAGCTGGCAAAGGGTAAAAGTGTTGAACCATCGAACGTTGCACCCAACGTTGatgccaacaacaagcaaGAGCAATTCTATGATGCAGAGTTTCATGATggcgccagcaacaacaaca GCAGCAACAATGAGCCTATCGATCGAAGTTCGTTGCTATTAAGATTCGATCCACTCCTGGGTACTCCGGTGCCTGTGAATcaatcgcagcagcagcaacaacagcaggagcTAACGCTGCTAAATATATTGagcattaacaacaacaacaatcaaacaCGTGCATTGAGTCCCACATTGGAGGAGCACGAGACAAGCGGCAGTAATCAGTCGTTTGTCCTTGAACCGAGTGCCAAACCAGCAGGAGAAGGAGCAGGAATTCAAAGAGATCCACAATATAAACCGCCAGTGGATAGAACAAAA AAGCATGCTAAAATGAGTGTGGACGTCATTGATAACGATTGCAATAAAACCTTCGATAATTCCAA TCTGAACTCGGAGGACAagacacacaaatacaacaatatgGATGAACTggagaagaaaataaagaatgaAGT AACCCGATCTGAAGACATTGAAAAGAAACTCAAAGAGGCCGAACAACGTGAAGAGGCGCTCGTCAAACGGATTACAGAAAAAGACAAGATTAACACAAAGCTCAA CGGCGTCATCGAGGCCTACGAGAAAGCCATTGCAGAGCTAATCCACGACAAGGAGCAACTGGTACAAAACCATGAGAGGCAGATGCAGGAGGTGCAAGCTGATCGGGATTCCAATTATCATCACTTAACGTCGCTGGAAACGACATTCTCCGATCTGCATGT TAAATATGAAAAGAGCAAAGAGATGACGTCACATCTGAAGCAGGATGAGGAAAATCTGCtggaagaaaagaaaaagctaTTGGAGAAATTGCGACAGCAGGAACAGCGATATGAGCAAATGAAAAGCCATGCCATGCAACAAATGGAAAT TGCTAACAAAAAGCTGGCGACCATGACAAAAGAGCATACGGATGAGGTGAAAAAACTGAAAGCTTTACTCAAAAAGGAGGAAGTGTCGCGCATTTCAACAGccgagcagctgcagcagaaATCGCGAGAGAATGCCGACCTTCTCAAGATTTGCGAGGAGCTAATCTACGACAAGGGACAAGGTGGTAGTAGTTAA
- the LOC117790135 gene encoding putative mediator of RNA polymerase II transcription subunit 26 isoform X1 produces the protein MDFLSNLIKRPNSIAMSVPEESSSSIEPSTETSSPQISLIMDRCSIDTELENLFESAAKDLNCLEEQHNHLIDIDTVEKEEVKPTLATPTKPSPKETIQQLLSEINVNLDRVTAHEMEHLQAMSLELSPLAVKASPRHSVEQQKALVAAMRSTSQPGTPTMPPVNYDPFKQLELEPGIPKFTGLPEFDETQIPELAPLSVEMEAQLKAEEPVMTVKPIERDYNSDSDVYAECLSLNSVKMSAEQSELEAYSSALNEVLEHQLSNVTATTLDNTLSEPDTAAQSHNDSCEPMDVDEICETMEILKDVLAPEDHQMLQQQFLAVAMQEEHEQEIKKKDKELPQQQKVKVELLEQHINKEQQEQDKEPQQTLEQLMVKEQQVKRENDEEQVQLQQQLDTEQQQPVEQQLKNEKQEHNENATQLEHILHRSQEQLESVQQPAEIPVSQAEISDSYLQPSIPKFEATSPPIPTHRKKTVEEMQELLILQQFEQQEVKQQEKQHEVEQTVKQEEQHEVEQPVKQEEQRNNDFELKPLQLNMIDSSMEGNSAPTSPVFPIKSSPEIATHFPRSPRAHVEQLEMPYLEKAIIEPSADHKVNLSGVIAKSPLPLQVTVTQPSPEKPPEEQQLNATIPMGNSSPLNGTFDSAHVEIMDTARPSSRSTFGVPLGEAQILGRRTFSLNGTSEQVEQPLDEQPLNATISINGGSPQNDGYAMPLNAVQDNQRRTFNMSSELQREEPGTGKQQQMRRTFCMEQTPSPAMEATEENIVSADFEPMDVDVSLRAEASVLSTPLSPPIPTHQPKVNTESQSSPPIPTHQSREQQRETHSPPIPTHQQRLSPPLPAQLKRPSIHGDMSTSASALPQSSSLNTPVMLEEQTLSAKEQLSASDEKDDVFVEHFGAMSPISDDVFKAPQHSSSSFSKLAKGKSVEPSNVAPNVDANNKQEQFYDAEFHDGASNNNIILNSSDFDYLYTKGSNNEPIDRSSLLLRFDPLLGTPVPVNQSQQQQQQQELTLLNILSINNNNNQTRALSPTLEEHETSGSNQSFVLEPSAKPAGEGAGIQRDPQYKPPVDRTKKHAKMSVDVIDNDCNKTFDNSNLNSEDKTHKYNNMDELEKKIKNEVTRSEDIEKKLKEAEQREEALVKRITEKDKINTKLNGVIEAYEKAIAELIHDKEQLVQNHERQMQEVQADRDSNYHHLTSLETTFSDLHVKYEKSKEMTSHLKQDEENLLEEKKKLLEKLRQQEQRYEQMKSHAMQQMEIANKKLATMTKEHTDEVKKLKALLKKEEVSRISTAEQLQQKSRENADLLKICEELIYDKGQGGSS, from the exons ATGGATTTTCTATCAAATCTCATAAAAAGACCCAACAGCATTGCGATGTCTGTCCCAGAGGAGAGCAGTTCATCGATTGAACCCAGCACGGAGACAAGCTCGCCACAAATCAGCCTAATCATGGACCGTTGCTCGATCGATACGGAACTGGAGAATCTGTTTGAGTCGGCAGCCAAGGATTTGAATTGCTTGGAGGAACAACACAATCACTTGATCGATATCGATACCGTCGAAAAGGAGGAGGTGAAACCTACCCTCGCTACACCCACAAAACCTTCCCCTAAGGAGACCATACAACAGCTGCTCAGTGAGATTAATGTCAATTTGGATAGAGTTACCGCCCATGAAATGGAACATTTGCAGGCAATGAGCCTAGAG CTCAGTCCATTGGCGGTGAAGGCAAGTCCGAGGCACAGCGTGGAGCAACAGAAGGCGCTGGTCGCGGCAATGCGTTCCACATCGCAGCCGGGCACACCCACAATGCCCCCTGTTAACTATGATCCCTTCAAGCAACTGGAATTGGAGCCGGGAATTCCCAAGTTTACGGGTCTGCCCGAATTTGATGAGACACAAATTCCAGAACTCGCGCCACTTAGCGTTGAAATGGAAG CTCAATTGAAAGCGGAAGAGCCTGTGATGACAGTAAAGCCCATTGAACGCGATTACAACTCCGATTCGGATGTCTATGCCGAATGCCTTTCCCTGAACAGTGTCAAGATGTCCGCGGAGCAGTCCGAGCTCGAGGCATACTCGAGTGCATTGAATGAGGTTCTGGAACATCAATTGTCCAATGTGACGGCCACAACGCTGGACAATACATTAAGTGAGCCGGATACGGCGGCTCAAAGTCACAACGATAGCTGTGAGCCTATGGATGTGGATGAAATATGCGAGACAATGGAAATACTAAAGGACGTGCTTGCTCCGGAAGATCATCAAATGCTACAGCAACAGTTCCTGGCCGTAGCAATGCAGGAGGAGCACGAGcaggaaattaaaaagaagGATAAGGAGCTGCCGCAGCAACAGAAAGTGAAGGTTGAACTACTGGAGCAACATATTAATAAAGAGCAGCAAGAGCAGGACAAGGAACCTCAACAAACCTTAGAGCAACTTATGGTTAAAGAGCAACAGGTGAAGAGAGAGAACGATGAGGAGCAGgtacaactgcagcaacaattggatacagaacagcagcagcctgtggaacaacaattgaaaaatgagAAACAAGAACATAATGAAAATGCGACACAACTTGAGCATATATTGCATAGATCACAGGAGCAGCTGGAATCAGTGCAGCAACCAGCTGAAATTCCAGTATCTCAAGCTGAAATCTCAGACTCGTACCTTCAGCCTTCGATACCCAAATTTGAGGCGACCTCACCGCCTATACCCACACATAGAAAGAAAACAGTCGAGGAGATGCAGGAGCTTCTGATCTTGCAGCAGTTTGAACAGCAGGAAGTGAAACAGCAGGAGAAACAGCATGAAGTGGAACAGACTGTGAAGCAGGAGGAACAGCATGAAGTGGAACAGCCTGTGAAGCAGGAGGAACAGC GGAACAACGATTTTGAGTTGAAACCGCTTCAGCTTAATATGATTGATTCATCAATGGAAGGCAATTCAGCTCCCACATCACCAGTGTTTCCAATTAAATCGTCTCCAGAGATTGCGACCCACTTTCCACGCTCTCCGCGTGCGCATGTCGAGCAGTTGGAGATGCCCTATCTGGAAAAGGCGATCATTGAGCCATCGGCAGATCACAAGGTGAACTTGAGCGGAGTTATAGCAAAGTCTCCGCTGCCCTTACAGGTTACCGTGACGCAGCCGTCTCCAGAGAAGCCACCAGAGGAACAGCAGCTTAATGCAACAATTCCCATGGGCAATAGCTCACCACTTAATGGCACCTTCGACAGTGCGCATGTTGAGATCATGGATACGGCACGACCGTCATCGCGTAGCACCTTTGGGGTTCCGTTAGGCGAGGCTCAGATTTTGGGTCGTCGCACGTTTTCCTTAAACGGCACCTCAGAGCAAGTGGAGCAACCGCTGGATGAGCAACCACTTAACGCAACTATATCCATCAACGGAGGATCGCCACAAAATGACGGCTATGCTATGCCATTGAATGCTGTGCAGGATAATCAGCGTCGCACCTTTAACATGTCATCAGAGCTACAGAGAGAGGAACCGGGAACGGggaagcaacagcaaatgcgACGCACCTTCTGCATGGAGCAAACACCATCGCCGGCTATGGAAGCCACCGAGGAGAATATCGTCAGTGCGGACTTTGAGCCGATGGATGTCGATGTATCGTTGCGCGCTGAGGCATCTGTGCTGTCCACACCACTGTCTCCGCCCATACCCACTCATCAGCCGAAAGTAAATACTGAATCTCAATCATCCCCACCTATACCAACACATCAGAGTCGGGAGCAACAGCGGGAGACACACTCTCCGCCCATACCAACACATCAGCAGCGTCTATCTCCACCGCTGCCCGCACAGCTTAAGCGTCCATCTATACATGGAGACATGTCCACCTCCGCTTCCGCCCTCCCGCAGTCGTCCAGCCTCAATACCCCCGTTATGCTCGAGGAGCAGACACTCTCAGCAAAGGAGCAACTAAGCGCCAGCGATGAGAAGGACGATGTGTTCGTTGAACACTTTGGTGCCATGTCACCCATCTCTGATGACGTCTTCAAGGCACCgcagcacagcagcagcagcttcagcAAGCTGGCAAAGGGTAAAAGTGTTGAACCATCGAACGTTGCACCCAACGTTGatgccaacaacaagcaaGAGCAATTCTATGATGCAGAGTTTCATGATggcgccagcaacaacaaca taatACTCAATTCATCAGATTTCGATTATTTATACACAAAAGGCAGCAACAATGAGCCTATCGATCGAAGTTCGTTGCTATTAAGATTCGATCCACTCCTGGGTACTCCGGTGCCTGTGAATcaatcgcagcagcagcaacaacagcaggagcTAACGCTGCTAAATATATTGagcattaacaacaacaacaatcaaacaCGTGCATTGAGTCCCACATTGGAGGAGCACGAGACAAGCGGCAGTAATCAGTCGTTTGTCCTTGAACCGAGTGCCAAACCAGCAGGAGAAGGAGCAGGAATTCAAAGAGATCCACAATATAAACCGCCAGTGGATAGAACAAAA AAGCATGCTAAAATGAGTGTGGACGTCATTGATAACGATTGCAATAAAACCTTCGATAATTCCAA TCTGAACTCGGAGGACAagacacacaaatacaacaatatgGATGAACTggagaagaaaataaagaatgaAGT AACCCGATCTGAAGACATTGAAAAGAAACTCAAAGAGGCCGAACAACGTGAAGAGGCGCTCGTCAAACGGATTACAGAAAAAGACAAGATTAACACAAAGCTCAA CGGCGTCATCGAGGCCTACGAGAAAGCCATTGCAGAGCTAATCCACGACAAGGAGCAACTGGTACAAAACCATGAGAGGCAGATGCAGGAGGTGCAAGCTGATCGGGATTCCAATTATCATCACTTAACGTCGCTGGAAACGACATTCTCCGATCTGCATGT TAAATATGAAAAGAGCAAAGAGATGACGTCACATCTGAAGCAGGATGAGGAAAATCTGCtggaagaaaagaaaaagctaTTGGAGAAATTGCGACAGCAGGAACAGCGATATGAGCAAATGAAAAGCCATGCCATGCAACAAATGGAAAT TGCTAACAAAAAGCTGGCGACCATGACAAAAGAGCATACGGATGAGGTGAAAAAACTGAAAGCTTTACTCAAAAAGGAGGAAGTGTCGCGCATTTCAACAGccgagcagctgcagcagaaATCGCGAGAGAATGCCGACCTTCTCAAGATTTGCGAGGAGCTAATCTACGACAAGGGACAAGGTGGTAGTAGTTAA